In a genomic window of Thalassophryne amazonica chromosome 12, fThaAma1.1, whole genome shotgun sequence:
- the LOC117522323 gene encoding LOW QUALITY PROTEIN: geranylgeranyl transferase type-2 subunit beta-like (The sequence of the model RefSeq protein was modified relative to this genomic sequence to represent the inferred CDS: inserted 1 base in 1 codon) produces the protein MGTPVKDVVIKPDAPNTLLLDKHADYIAAYGSKKDDYEYTLSEYLRMSGIYWGLTVMDLMGHLPRMNQQEIIDFIKACQHECGGISASIGHDPHLLYTLSAVQILCLYDSVDAIDLDKVLEYVKGLQQDDGSFAGDKWGEIDTRFSFCAVATLALLGKLDTINVXKAVEFVLSCMNFDGGFGCRPGSESHAGQIYCCTGFLSLTGQLHQVNADLLGWWLCERQLPSGGLNGRPEKLPDVCYSWWVLASLKIIGRIHWIDKAKLRSFILACQDEETGGFADRPGDMVDPFHTLFGVAGLSLLGDDQIKAVNPVLCMPEDVLQRIRLQPELLS, from the exons ATG GGTACCCCAGTGAAAGACGTGGTCATTAAGCCTGACGCTCCCAACACACTGCTCCTGGACAAACACGCAGATTACATCGCTGCCTATGGCTCCAAAAAGGATGATTAT GAGTACACACTATCAGAGTACCTGAGGATGAGCGGCATCTACTGGGGGCTGACGGTGATGGACCTGATGGGCCACCTGCCCAGGATGAACCAGCAGGAGATCATAGACTTCATCAAAGCCTGTCAGCACGAGTGTGGAGGCATCAGTGCCAGTATTGGTCATGACCCCCACCTGTTGTACACCCTCAGCGCCGTGCAG ATCCTGTGTTTGTATGACAGCGTGGACGCAATTGACCTGGACAAGGTGCTGGAATACGTCAAAGGGCTGCAGCAGGACGACGGCTCGTTTGCAGGAGACAAATGGG GAGAGATCGACACGAGGTTTTCCTTCTGCGCGGTGGCTACCCTCGCCTTACTG GGGAAGCTGGACACCATAAATG ACAAAGCTGTGGAGTTTGTCTTGTCCTGTATGAACTTTGATGGAGGTTTTGGCTGTAGACCTGGATCAGAGTCTCACGC TGGACAGATTTACTGTTGCACCGGCTTCCTGTCTCTGACGGGTCAGCTGCACCAGGTCAACGCCGACCTGCTCGGTTGGTGGCTCTGCGAGAGACAGCTGCCCTCCGGAGGCCTCAACGGACGCCCGGAGA AGCTTCCAGATGTCTGTTACTCCTGGTGGGTTTTGGCATCGTTGAAAATCATCGGCAGGATCCACTGGATCGACAAGGCCAAGCTGCGCTCCTTCATTCTGGCCTGCCAGGACGAGGAGACGGGAGGCTTCGCGGACAGGCCGGGAGACATG GTGGATCCGTTTCACACGCTGTTCGGCGTAGCGGGTCTCTCGCTGCTGGGCGACGATCAGATCAAAGCGGTGAACCCGGTGCTGTGTATGCCTGAGGACGTGCTGCAGCGGATCCGACTCCAACCAGAACTCCTCAGCTAG